From a region of the Streptacidiphilus albus JL83 genome:
- a CDS encoding carbon-nitrogen hydrolase family protein, producing the protein MNRLLSIAAVQAAPRPAEADPDGFAAEVERLLAENPGTRMVVHPEMHLCGVDAGAAAGRHEQLEAAAEPLDGPRVRRLAELAGDLGVWLLPGSVTERGERGELFNTALAFSPEGRLAASYRKVFPWRPYEPYVPGDRFVVFEVPGTGRVGFSICYDSWFPEVARHLAWMGAEVIVNPVETTSDDREQEVVLARANAIVNQVFVVSVNAAGPVGRGRSLIVDPEGLVRAECPDAGPALLTDVLDLDHVTRVRTHGTAGTNRMWEQFTDADAPIELPLYRGRIDPAAGGPAPARADRSPPPHRPRSRPVPPSAPDRPRRPTPPAPRPHSHAPPEPRWNPPRSPAPSRSDRWCCSASPTWRR; encoded by the coding sequence GTGAACCGACTCCTGTCCATTGCCGCCGTCCAGGCGGCGCCGCGTCCGGCCGAGGCCGATCCGGACGGCTTCGCCGCCGAGGTGGAGCGGCTGCTGGCGGAGAACCCCGGCACCCGGATGGTCGTCCACCCCGAGATGCACCTCTGCGGCGTCGACGCCGGGGCGGCAGCCGGCCGCCACGAGCAGCTGGAGGCCGCCGCCGAGCCGCTGGACGGACCGCGGGTCCGTCGGCTGGCCGAGCTGGCCGGAGACCTCGGCGTGTGGCTGCTGCCGGGCAGCGTGACCGAGCGCGGCGAGCGGGGCGAGCTCTTCAACACGGCCCTGGCGTTCTCGCCGGAGGGCCGGCTGGCCGCCTCCTACCGCAAGGTTTTCCCCTGGCGTCCCTACGAGCCCTATGTCCCGGGCGACCGCTTCGTGGTCTTCGAGGTGCCGGGGACCGGCCGGGTCGGCTTCTCCATCTGCTACGACAGCTGGTTCCCCGAGGTCGCCCGGCACCTGGCCTGGATGGGCGCCGAGGTGATCGTCAACCCGGTGGAGACCACCAGCGACGACCGGGAGCAGGAGGTGGTGCTGGCCCGGGCCAACGCCATCGTCAACCAGGTCTTCGTGGTCAGCGTCAACGCGGCCGGCCCGGTCGGCCGGGGCCGGAGCCTGATCGTCGACCCCGAGGGGCTGGTCCGGGCGGAGTGCCCGGACGCCGGGCCCGCGCTGCTCACCGATGTGCTGGACCTGGACCACGTCACCCGGGTCCGCACCCACGGCACCGCCGGGACCAACCGGATGTGGGAGCAGTTCACCGACGCGGACGCCCCGATCGAGCTGCCGCTGTACCGGGGCCGGATCGACCCCGCAGCTGGCGGCCCGGCTCCTGCCCGGGCTGACCGCTCCCCACCGCCCCACCGCCCGCGCTCACGTCCCGTACCCCCCTCGGCGCCCGACCGCCCTCGGCGCCCGACCCCGCCGGCACCGCGTCCCCACTCCCACGCACCCCCGGAGCCCCGATGGAATCCCCCACGCTCTCCCGCTCCCTCTCGCTCAGATCGGTGGTGCTGTTCGGCCTCGCCTACATGGCGCCGCTGA
- a CDS encoding Uma2 family endonuclease gives MSVDAVMHTEFPEGYTVFFGVDGKVLMTPQSFERSSTIKSLQYDTIVSLGRHAKTPSDVYLDFPADENSAPDLAILREDAQRQGTRYSFEDVLLIAEVVSVSSARKDYDDCTAKYGRYGIPIYAIVDPYAAEVVVHTEPTGSGYVTVRTHKYGTGRLPIELADGRTFTIDLDELPRPETG, from the coding sequence ATGAGCGTCGATGCGGTCATGCACACCGAGTTCCCCGAGGGATACACGGTCTTCTTCGGCGTCGACGGGAAGGTGCTGATGACCCCGCAGAGCTTCGAGCGCTCCAGCACGATCAAGTCGCTGCAGTACGACACGATCGTCTCGCTCGGACGTCACGCCAAGACCCCCTCCGACGTGTACCTCGACTTTCCTGCCGACGAGAACTCCGCGCCCGATCTCGCGATCCTGCGGGAGGACGCGCAGAGGCAGGGCACGCGCTACAGCTTCGAGGACGTCCTGCTGATCGCAGAGGTGGTGTCGGTCTCCTCGGCGCGCAAGGACTACGACGATTGCACCGCCAAGTACGGCCGCTACGGCATCCCGATCTACGCGATCGTGGACCCGTATGCCGCGGAGGTCGTCGTCCACACCGAGCCCACCGGTAGCGGCTATGTCACGGTGCGCACCCACAAGTACGGCACCGGCAGGCTCCCGATCGAGCTGGCGGACGGACGCACCTTCACTATCGACCTGGACGAGCTGCCCCGCCCCGAGACCGGCTGA